A window of Macaca mulatta isolate MMU2019108-1 chromosome 7, T2T-MMU8v2.0, whole genome shotgun sequence genomic DNA:
GAATGATAATTAAACAGGGTAGCGGGTCAGAAAGTGAAGAGGAAGAGTGGGGCTGGTGGGTAAGGAATTAGAGGGAAGACTTGATTCCATCTCAAGGTAGAAAGCTGTTCATATGTAGATCAACTGCTATCTGTGAATGGATACCCGAATATTGTCACAAACTGAAATGCAAATACTCTTAGAAACTGGGGTATTAGTAATGCAAGTATGAAAAACATCTGAtttaagcaaaacaacaacaacaaaacaccctCATCATTCTTTGAATGACTCAATCTGTGAATGAAAACATTCACATTCTCATGATTTTGATGACAgaatagattatttttctttgtgctgAGTTTGTTATCTCAAGCTGGAACTAAGTAAGGCTAGTCAAGGCCATCTGATTCTtattgctcattcattcattcattcaaccaatattttACTGAGAGCTTACTGTATGGGGCACTATGCTTTGCCTGGCAAATGTAGTGGAGTTCTTTCCTTGGAGTTCTCCTCTTACTCCAAAGGGCTTTTGAAACAGGAGGACATGTGAGGAGAACCTTGGGCAGGTTCTGACACTTGTCTGCTgacgtttttgttttgttgagacagggtcttactctgttgcccaggctggcaaaAAGATAACGGCTTACTGTGGCATTGAACTCCTGGCTaaggcagtcctcccaccacagccttcaGAGTAattggggctacaggtgtgagccatcatgcccagctaattaatttttttttttttttttttgtggagatgggatctccctctattgcccaggttggtctcgaactcctaggctcaagtgatcctcctgcctagtcCTCCCAAAatgtcgggattacaggtgtgagccatgttGATTTTACAGGTTGAAACCTATTGATTTTTTCTGGATAAGAGATAGGGAGGACCTGGTAATATACAAGACCCAGAGTGTGTCCTAAGCTGATCTATGGGGAGAGAACAGAGTATCCCTGACTGGTTTTGGAAACTATTTTAATGTTCCCAAATTTTATTTGAACTAAAAAACATTGTCTGCCTTTCACATTCCTTCGTGCATTCGTGCACTGCACCTCACTACTCCTCCCCCGGCACCTGTTGGCCTCTTTTGCTATCCCAATTTACCAAATAAATCCCCCCCCTCTTTCTACCCATCTGCTGTTCTTCACAGCTTGTCTCTGGGCTCAGCCCCAAGCCTGGAGGGGCAGTAAATGGATTCAGAGTTGCTGCTCAAACATGGATTCCCATGGAAACCAAATGACTAAGAAAACAAATAGGGAGGAAGAGGCAGCCACTGCCTGACCTCTTACCCTCCCCCTCCAAATTCTTTTCGCTTTTCGGCATGAAGGCAAGTGCTTATTTGTATAACTAGTAGAAGGACATAACCtgacccctcccccacccccaaattctTTTAAGAGCCTCTCGTTGGACAATGAGTAAATGAAAGACAGTGGGACATCTCCATCTGGTGGTAGAAATGCCAAATTACCTAAGAGAGAACTCAATTAACAAGTGAAAGCCTGTAATACAGGCCAATAAGTATACAAGGAAGTAACATTCAGATACAAAAATAAGATACAAAGAAGTAACATTCAGATACAAAAATAAGATACAAAGAAGTAACATTCAGGAGCCACTCTTAGGAAACTGTTTAATTGTGATGCAGTTAGTACTTGTTCCTTCTCACATATACAGATTTAAATATCATCTTTATGttggtgaatttttatttattttatttatttattttttgtgagggagtcttgctctgtcacccaggctggagtgcagcggcacaatctcagctcactacaatctccaccttctgggttcaagcaattctcctgtctcagcctcccgagtagctggggattacaggcacctgcattatgcccagctaatttttgtattgttgtagaggcagggtttcaccatgttggccaggctggtcttgaattcctgacctcaggtaaaccgcctgcctcagcctcccaaagtgctgggattacaggcgtgagtcaccatgctgggccgaattttttttttttttttggcatccaATTCAAATATATGAACATGAGGTTTAGTCTCATCTCTCCCAACTCcacactagattttttttttttttttttttgagacggagtcttactctgtcgcccaggctggagtgcagtggtgcaatctcagcttactgcagcctccacctcccgggttcaagctattctctcctgcctcagcctcccgggtgtgtgccaccatgcctggctaattttgtatttttggtagagacgcggtttctccatgttggctaggctggtctcgaacttccgacctcaggtgatccagccgccttggcctcccaaagtgctgtgattacaggtgtgagccactgcgcctggctggatGTTGTTTAAGGTGCTAAATTTGTGCCGCTAGCACATTACCTATTATGTTAGATTAAATCCAAACTTCCTACATAGTTTCTGAGGCTTTACAATATCTACCCTTCACGGGTAGTGTGGTCATGTAACCCTCCCCCATATACTACCTTTTACCAACACTAGCTTTCCTTTCAAacatgccaatttttttttttcttttccatcctaGAGCCTTGCATTAGCTTTTCCCTCTTTTTGGAAAACTTTTCCTGAGATTCTTGTGGCTGTGGCTTTGAAaacgtattttttatttttattttatttttttttgagatggagtcactctgtcacccaggctggagtgcagtggagcgatatcttggctcactgcaacctctgcctcccaggttcacgcgattctcttgcctcagcctcctgagtagctgagagtacaggcgtgtgccaccacgcctggctaatttttgtatttttagtagagacggggttttgccatgtaggccaggctggtctcaaactcctgacctcaggtgacctgcctgcctcagcctcccaaagtactgggattacaggcatgagccaccatgcccagccccagaaatagtattttttaaaacattgctttttaagaaaattttatttcaatagtttttggggtacaggtggtttttggttacatggataagttctttagtggtgatttctgagattttggtgcacccataaCCCAAGCAGTGTACGCTGTATCCAATATATAGTCTTTTATCTTTCACccctgtgttagtcagggttctctagagggacagaactaatggaatatatatatatatatatatataatatatatatatatataaaggggagtttattaagtattcaCTCACATGATcgcaaggtcccacaataggccatctgcagtctgaggagcaaggagggccagtccaagttccaaaactgaagaacctaGAGTCTTATGTTTGAGAGTAGGATGCACCCAGGGCGGGAAAAAGATGTAGGCtgagaggctaggccagtctttcttttcacatttccCTGCCTGCTTATATTCCAGCCTTGCTggtagctgattagattgtgcctacgcagattaagggtgggtctgcctttcccagccctcaaatgttaatctcttttggcaacatcctcacaggcacacccaggatcaatactttgtatccttctatccaatcaagttgacactcagtattaaccatcagatatcatattgggaaatatcatactgaactctactgagacattttaaaatacactattGCATTCTTTCTTCTGGATTGTTTAATGTGGTTTAGTTTGTGAGAATTTGGTGTCATTCTGTACTCTTGTAGTGGCTGAGAGTTATCTTGAGAGGATACTAAGGAACTGTTAGAAAATTAGTATTTTACCTTAAACTGTGTTTGATCATACAATATGGCTATATAAAAGaggaaaagcaagaagaaaaaaaaaattactgaagcCTAAACAATTATAATAAATTCTAATTGTGACAGCTTCCCTAGTGGGAGAAAGACACTTTCAAACCTCACTCATAGTTCTTGGGCTTCTGAGCATCGTTTTCAGGGCCAGCTTCACCTCTTGGTTCCTCAGAGTGTAGATAAGTGGATTGAGGAAAGGAGTAATGgccgtgggcaacagagcagctGCCCCATCCAGGGGGCTGTTGGTTTCAGGCCTCAGGTAGATGAAGGCACAGGGCACATAGTACACGGTGACCACGGTTACATGGGCTCCACAGGTTGAAAAAGCCCGGCGCCGCCCATCAGCTGTATGGATTCTCAGGATGGCCTGAATGATCTGTATGTAGGAGAGGAGGATCAGGAAGAAGCAGCTGGCAACCACCACCCCAATGTCCACAAAGGTCACCATCTCATTGACTGTTGTGTCAGCACAGGCCAGTCTCAACACTGCAGGGATGTCACAGAAGAAGTAATCCACCTGATTGGGCCCACAGTAGGGCAGGCGGAAGGTTAGGATGGCCTGGAGAGCCCCATGGATGGATCCTGCCACCCAGGCTCCAGCCACAAGCAAGGCACTCAGCTTAGCAGTCATAAGCACAGGGTAGCGCAGGGGCTGACATATGGCCAGGTACCTGTCATAGGCCATCAGGGTGTAGAGGAAGCACTGGGTGCTGCCCAGGAAGTGATAGAAATAGAGTTGAGCAACACAGCCACCAAATGGGATGGATTTGACGCCTAAAGTGAAGT
This region includes:
- the OR10G3 gene encoding olfactory receptor 10G3 — protein: MERVNNTLLTAFILTGIPYPLRLRTLFFVFFLLIYILTQLGNLLIFITVWADPRLHAHPMYIFLGVLSVIDMGISSIIVPRLMMNFTLGVKSIPFGGCVAQLYFYHFLGSTQCFLYTLMAYDRYLAICQPLRYPVLMTAKLSALLVAGAWVAGSIHGALQAILTFRLPYCGPNQVDYFFCDIPAVLRLACADTTVNEMVTFVDIGVVVASCFFLILLSYIQIIQAILRIHTADGRRRAFSTCGAHVTVVTVYYVPCAFIYLRPETNSPLDGAAALLPTAITPFLNPLIYTLRNQEVKLALKTMLRSPRTMSEV